Proteins co-encoded in one Sphingopyxis sp. BE259 genomic window:
- the mltG gene encoding endolytic transglycosylase MltG: MLARIVLATFLALLLAACSGGAPADTVVVIPQGASIAKAGEILEKAGAVSASSFRNEARFFASDDPIKPGEYEVKAGMDAGDILELLQSGKTIQRLVMIPEGMPSIMVWDRLMAEKRLTGTIPVPAEGSILPDSYAFTTGESRAAVVKRMQAAMDKAFNELWTKRTPRTAAKDRNEAITLASIVEKETGVPAERRTVAGVYTNRLAVGMKLQADPTIIYPLTKGKPLGRRILRSEIQAVNDYNTYSMIGLPKGPIANPGKASIAAVLDPEPTDYLFFVAKGDGGHIFARTLSEHNANVQKWYQLRRDRGEME, from the coding sequence ATCTTGGCTCGCATAGTCCTCGCCACTTTCCTCGCCCTGCTGCTGGCAGCCTGCTCGGGCGGTGCGCCCGCGGATACGGTCGTTGTGATTCCGCAGGGCGCCAGCATCGCCAAAGCGGGCGAAATTCTCGAAAAAGCGGGCGCGGTCTCTGCCTCCAGCTTCCGCAACGAAGCGCGCTTCTTTGCCTCCGACGATCCGATCAAGCCTGGCGAGTATGAAGTGAAAGCCGGGATGGACGCGGGCGACATCTTGGAACTGCTCCAGTCGGGCAAGACGATCCAGCGCCTGGTGATGATCCCCGAAGGCATGCCGTCGATCATGGTCTGGGACCGGCTGATGGCCGAAAAGCGGCTGACTGGCACGATCCCGGTGCCCGCCGAGGGCAGCATCCTGCCCGACAGCTACGCCTTCACCACCGGCGAAAGCCGCGCCGCGGTCGTCAAGCGCATGCAGGCGGCGATGGACAAGGCCTTCAACGAACTGTGGACCAAACGCACCCCGCGTACCGCCGCCAAGGACCGCAACGAAGCGATCACGCTCGCCTCGATCGTCGAGAAAGAAACCGGCGTCCCCGCCGAACGCCGCACCGTCGCCGGCGTCTATACCAACCGGCTTGCGGTCGGCATGAAACTGCAAGCCGACCCGACGATCATCTATCCCCTGACCAAGGGCAAACCGCTCGGCCGCCGTATCCTGCGCTCCGAAATTCAGGCGGTGAACGACTACAACACCTACAGCATGATCGGCCTGCCAAAGGGGCCGATCGCCAATCCGGGCAAGGCATCGATCGCGGCGGTGCTCGATCCCGAGCCGACCGATTACCTGTTCTTCGTCGCCAAGGGCGACGGCGGCCATATCTTTGCGCGCACGCTGTCCGAACATAATGCCAATGTGCAGAAATGGTATCAGCTGCGCCGCGACCGCGGGGAGATGGAATAA